A section of the Papio anubis isolate 15944 chromosome 2, Panubis1.0, whole genome shotgun sequence genome encodes:
- the PRSS42P gene encoding putative serine protease 42 isoform X2, which translates to MSSGGGSLGLLAWLLLLQPWPWQNWAGRAAPLLPSALLSEEGRENPKASPASGPAAGPPPNLFTSFPVCGRTPLRIVGGVDAEEGKWPWQVSVRAKGRHICGGTLVTTTWVLTAGHCISSRLHYSVKMGDRSVYKENTSVVVPVRRAFVHPKFSTVKAVQNDLALLRLHHPVNFTSNIQPICIPQENFQVEARTRCWVTGWGKTQEGEKLTSEILQEVDQYIMRYEECNKIIKKALSSTTDIIKKGMVCGYKEQGKDSCQGDSGGPLACEYDDTWVQVGIVSWGIGCGRHGLPGIYTEIGVYSKWLMAVVAQATCSYPAVFLILLLHLLRPLGILVAL; encoded by the exons ATGTCCTCTGGCGGCGGCTCCCTGGGCCTCCTGGCCTGGCTCCTGCTCCTTCAGCCCTGGCCCTGGCAGAACTGGGCGGGCAGGGCGGCGCCACTCCTTCCCTCCGCTCTCCTCTCAGAGGAGGGCCGCGAGAACCCCAAAGCGAGCCCGGCCTCAGGACCTGCGGCGGGCCCCCCACCCAATCTGTTTACGTCCTTCCCAG TGTGTGGCCGAACCCCTCTGAGAATCGTGGGAGGAGTGGACGCGGAGGAAGGGAAGTGGCCCTGGCAGGTGAGCGTGAGGGCCAAAGGCAGGCACATCTGCGGCGGCACCCTGGTCACCACCACGTGGGTGCTGACGGCAGGCCACTGCATTTCCAG CCGCCTCCATTACAGTGTCAAGATGGGAGATCGGAGTGTCTATAAGGAAAACACAAGTGTGGTGGTCCCTGTCCGAAGAGCTTTTGTCCACCCTAAGTTCTCAACAGTTAAAGCCGTTCAAAATGACCTTGCCCTTCTCCGGCTCCATCATcctgtgaattttacctcaaacATCCAGCCTATCTGCATCCCTCAGGAGAATTTCCAGGTGGAAGCTAGGACCAGGTGCTGGGTGACCGGATGGGGCAAAACACAAGAAG GAGAGAAACTTACATCAGAAATTCTCCAGGAGGTGGACCAATACATCATGCGCTATGAGGAATgtaataagataataaaaaaggCTTTGTCATCTACTACGGATATAATTAAAAAAGGGATGGTCTGTGGCTATAAAGAACAAGGAAAGGATTCTTGCCAG ggAGATTCTGGGGGTCCCTTGGCCTGTGAATATGATGACACATGGGTCCAGGTAGGGATTGTGAGCTGGGGCATTGGCTGTGGTCGCCACGGATTGCCTGGAATTTATACAGAAATTGGTGTCTACAGTAAGTGGCTGATGGCAGTGGTGGCTCAGGCTACCTGTTCGTATCCAGCAGTGTTCCTCATTTTACTCCTGCATCTGCTGCGGCCCCTGGGCATCCTGGTGGCCCTGTGA
- the PRSS42P gene encoding putative serine protease 42 isoform X1 — MSSGGGSLGLLAWLLLLQPWPWQNWAGRAAPLLPSALLSEEGRENPKASPASGPAAGPPPNLFTSFPVCGRTPLRIVGGVDAEEGKWPWQVSVRAKGRHICGGTLVTTTWVLTAGHCISSRLHYSVKMGDRSVYKENTSVVVPVRRAFVHPKFSTVKAVQNDLALLRLHHPVNFTSNIQPICIPQENFQVEARTRCWVTGWGKTQEGGEKLTSEILQEVDQYIMRYEECNKIIKKALSSTTDIIKKGMVCGYKEQGKDSCQGDSGGPLACEYDDTWVQVGIVSWGIGCGRHGLPGIYTEIGVYSKWLMAVVAQATCSYPAVFLILLLHLLRPLGILVAL; from the exons ATGTCCTCTGGCGGCGGCTCCCTGGGCCTCCTGGCCTGGCTCCTGCTCCTTCAGCCCTGGCCCTGGCAGAACTGGGCGGGCAGGGCGGCGCCACTCCTTCCCTCCGCTCTCCTCTCAGAGGAGGGCCGCGAGAACCCCAAAGCGAGCCCGGCCTCAGGACCTGCGGCGGGCCCCCCACCCAATCTGTTTACGTCCTTCCCAG TGTGTGGCCGAACCCCTCTGAGAATCGTGGGAGGAGTGGACGCGGAGGAAGGGAAGTGGCCCTGGCAGGTGAGCGTGAGGGCCAAAGGCAGGCACATCTGCGGCGGCACCCTGGTCACCACCACGTGGGTGCTGACGGCAGGCCACTGCATTTCCAG CCGCCTCCATTACAGTGTCAAGATGGGAGATCGGAGTGTCTATAAGGAAAACACAAGTGTGGTGGTCCCTGTCCGAAGAGCTTTTGTCCACCCTAAGTTCTCAACAGTTAAAGCCGTTCAAAATGACCTTGCCCTTCTCCGGCTCCATCATcctgtgaattttacctcaaacATCCAGCCTATCTGCATCCCTCAGGAGAATTTCCAGGTGGAAGCTAGGACCAGGTGCTGGGTGACCGGATGGGGCAAAACACAAGAAGGTG GAGAGAAACTTACATCAGAAATTCTCCAGGAGGTGGACCAATACATCATGCGCTATGAGGAATgtaataagataataaaaaaggCTTTGTCATCTACTACGGATATAATTAAAAAAGGGATGGTCTGTGGCTATAAAGAACAAGGAAAGGATTCTTGCCAG ggAGATTCTGGGGGTCCCTTGGCCTGTGAATATGATGACACATGGGTCCAGGTAGGGATTGTGAGCTGGGGCATTGGCTGTGGTCGCCACGGATTGCCTGGAATTTATACAGAAATTGGTGTCTACAGTAAGTGGCTGATGGCAGTGGTGGCTCAGGCTACCTGTTCGTATCCAGCAGTGTTCCTCATTTTACTCCTGCATCTGCTGCGGCCCCTGGGCATCCTGGTGGCCCTGTGA